Proteins encoded in a region of the Candidatus Brocadiaceae bacterium genome:
- a CDS encoding electron transfer flavoprotein subunit beta/FixA family protein, producing MGYRIVVCVKQVPDTENLTGQAMREDGTVNRTALPAIFNPEDLNALELALRIKDEHGGHVTALTMGLPKAADVLRECLYRGADAAVLLTDRRLAAADTLATSYALSRAVRRIGQVDLVLCGRQAIDGDTAQIGPQLAEKLGLPQLTYVDEIHAIGNGSITVRRGLEHGYEVVRGPVPALLTVTSNAPEARPPAARRLMRYKKARAAAELGRRDGDPTPEELQSRGLLIEQWSVDDIGAEEAACGAKGSPTRVKNVDSVQLVSEDRRRIEPTREALGALVRELIEEHIVD from the coding sequence GTGGGTTACAGAATCGTCGTCTGCGTCAAGCAGGTGCCCGACACCGAGAACCTGACGGGTCAGGCCATGCGGGAAGACGGCACGGTCAACCGCACCGCGCTGCCGGCCATCTTCAATCCCGAGGACCTCAACGCCCTGGAGCTGGCCCTCCGCATCAAGGACGAGCACGGCGGCCACGTCACCGCACTCACCATGGGTCTGCCGAAGGCGGCCGACGTGCTGCGCGAGTGCCTCTACCGGGGGGCCGACGCCGCCGTTCTGCTGACCGACCGCCGCCTGGCTGCCGCCGACACGCTGGCCACGTCCTACGCGCTCAGCCGCGCCGTGCGCCGCATCGGCCAGGTTGACCTGGTCCTGTGCGGGCGTCAGGCCATCGACGGCGACACGGCGCAGATCGGGCCGCAACTGGCCGAGAAACTGGGCCTCCCGCAACTGACCTACGTCGACGAGATCCACGCGATCGGCAACGGCTCGATCACGGTGCGGCGGGGGCTGGAGCACGGCTACGAGGTCGTGCGGGGCCCCGTGCCTGCGCTGCTGACGGTCACGTCGAACGCGCCCGAGGCGCGGCCGCCCGCCGCCCGCCGCCTGATGAGGTATAAGAAAGCGCGCGCTGCGGCCGAACTGGGGCGCCGGGACGGCGATCCGACCCCCGAGGAACTGCAGAGCCGCGGCCTGCTGATCGAGCAATGGAGCGTGGACGACATCGGCGCCGAGGAGGCCGCCTGCGGGGCGAAGGGATCCCCCACCCGGGTCAAGAACGTCGACTCGGTTCAGCTCGTCTCGGAAGACCGCCGACGGATCGAGCCGACCAGGGAGGCGCTGGGAGCCCTGGTCCGCGAACTGATCGAGGAACACATCGTGGACTGA
- a CDS encoding electron transfer flavoprotein subunit alpha/FixB family protein, whose amino-acid sequence MEEPKDVFVFAEVQDGAVAEVSLELLAKARELAGALGGATGAFLLGSGLDALPQTLFEHGCDEVRVADDPALAHYTTLPYADVLVNMIRRTAPAIVLFGATTTGRDLAPRVASALRVGLTADCTDLKIGAHRDAVAGVDYDKLLYQIRPAFGGNIIATIVNPETRPQMATVREGVMKMGKAEPGRSGRLVAYDGTIDPALRCVEILEEHRAERRVNLKKANVIVAGGAGVGSRENFELIRRLADALGAEVGASRAAVDAGYIDKPHQVGQTGTTVRPKLYVACGISGAVQHRAGMQEAGKIIAINIDPHAPIFQFAHYGIVGDLNQVIPALIEAYKEHAK is encoded by the coding sequence ATGGAAGAACCGAAGGACGTGTTCGTATTCGCAGAGGTCCAGGACGGCGCCGTCGCCGAGGTCAGCCTGGAACTCCTCGCCAAGGCGCGCGAACTGGCCGGCGCACTGGGCGGCGCCACCGGCGCCTTCCTGCTCGGATCGGGGCTCGACGCCCTGCCGCAGACGCTCTTCGAGCACGGCTGCGATGAGGTCCGGGTGGCCGACGACCCCGCACTCGCCCACTACACCACGCTGCCCTACGCCGACGTGCTGGTGAACATGATCCGCCGCACCGCGCCTGCCATCGTGCTGTTCGGCGCGACCACGACGGGCCGCGACCTGGCGCCCCGGGTCGCCTCGGCCCTCAGGGTGGGCCTGACGGCCGACTGCACGGACCTGAAGATCGGCGCCCACCGGGACGCCGTGGCGGGCGTCGACTACGACAAGCTGCTCTACCAGATCCGCCCGGCCTTCGGCGGCAACATCATCGCCACGATCGTCAACCCCGAAACCCGCCCCCAGATGGCCACCGTGCGCGAAGGCGTCATGAAGATGGGCAAGGCCGAGCCGGGCCGTTCGGGCAGGCTCGTCGCCTACGACGGCACCATCGATCCGGCCCTCCGGTGCGTCGAGATACTGGAGGAGCACCGCGCCGAGCGCCGGGTGAACCTGAAGAAGGCCAACGTCATCGTCGCCGGCGGCGCCGGCGTCGGCAGCAGGGAGAACTTCGAGCTGATCCGCCGCCTGGCCGATGCGCTCGGCGCCGAGGTGGGCGCGTCCCGTGCGGCCGTCGACGCCGGCTACATCGACAAGCCGCACCAGGTCGGCCAGACCGGCACGACGGTGCGCCCCAAGCTCTACGTGGCCTGCGGCATCAGCGGCGCCGTTCAGCACCGCGCCGGCATGCAGGAGGCCGGCAAGATCATCGCCATCAACATCGACCCGCACGCGCCCATCTTCCAGTTCGCGCACTACGGGATCGTCGGCGACCTCAACCAGGTCATCCCGGCCCTCATCGAGGCCTACAAAGAACACGCGAAGTGA
- a CDS encoding acyl-CoA dehydrogenase, which yields MPNFFTDNEDILDFLDNADLRTMVMLQERGYAEAKEYDYAPADYEDAMDNYRRVLEVIGKVAAEFIAPRAAEVDREGAHFDDGKVTYARGTREALDQLRKAELMGFTLPRRFGGLNMPVLIYTIAIELVSQADASLMNLFGLQDIAETINSFADEEIRARYLPRFSSGEVTAAMALTEPDAGSDLPNVQLRADYDEATGQWRLNGVKRFITNGCGDILLVLSRSEPDSEGARGLSVYVCEAGPAVRVRRIEDKLGIHGSPTCELQFNNAPALLVGQRKRGLSTYVGALMNGARLAIAAQGVGIAQAALNEALDYAAEREQFGKAIREFPAVRQMLGDMHMKVETARLLTYDTAVAVDIADGIEHMKASGELDALPNGSQLAAEGRYWTTLARALTPVAKYYATETCNQVAYDALQVLAGSGYMRDYEVERHYRDARITTIYEGTTQIQYNAAVGYVLKGTFEERYGVLHEQMTAAGAPEDLLLPLQEARRALQEAVDYAAAQDADYRDLHAGKLVEAATIIYNGYLLLGPALRSKHKEALARHYVAETLPIVRLRRDQMLSGSRVYLDRMADLLQYE from the coding sequence ATGCCCAACTTCTTCACGGATAACGAGGACATCCTCGATTTCCTGGACAACGCGGACCTGCGCACCATGGTCATGCTCCAGGAGCGCGGCTACGCCGAGGCGAAGGAATACGACTACGCCCCCGCCGACTACGAGGACGCGATGGACAACTACCGCCGCGTGCTCGAGGTGATCGGCAAGGTCGCAGCCGAGTTCATCGCCCCACGGGCCGCCGAGGTGGACCGGGAAGGCGCGCACTTCGACGACGGCAAGGTCACCTATGCGCGCGGCACCCGGGAGGCGCTCGACCAGCTCCGCAAGGCCGAGCTGATGGGCTTCACGCTCCCCCGCCGCTTCGGCGGCCTCAACATGCCCGTCCTCATCTACACCATCGCCATCGAGCTGGTCAGCCAGGCCGACGCAAGCCTGATGAACCTGTTCGGCCTGCAGGACATCGCCGAGACGATCAACAGCTTCGCGGACGAGGAGATCCGGGCCCGCTACCTGCCGCGCTTCAGCAGCGGCGAGGTCACCGCCGCCATGGCCCTGACCGAGCCCGACGCCGGCAGCGACCTGCCGAACGTGCAGCTCCGCGCCGACTACGACGAGGCCACCGGCCAGTGGCGCCTCAACGGCGTCAAGCGGTTCATCACCAACGGCTGCGGCGACATCCTGCTGGTGCTCTCGCGCAGCGAGCCGGACTCCGAGGGCGCCCGGGGCCTGTCCGTCTACGTCTGCGAGGCCGGCCCGGCCGTGCGCGTGCGCCGCATCGAGGACAAGCTGGGCATCCACGGATCGCCCACCTGCGAGCTGCAGTTCAACAACGCGCCCGCCCTGCTCGTCGGCCAGCGCAAGCGCGGGCTGTCCACCTACGTAGGCGCTCTCATGAACGGCGCCCGCCTGGCCATCGCCGCCCAGGGCGTCGGCATCGCCCAGGCCGCCCTGAACGAGGCCCTCGACTACGCCGCCGAGCGCGAGCAGTTCGGGAAGGCCATCCGCGAGTTCCCCGCCGTGCGCCAGATGCTGGGCGACATGCACATGAAGGTCGAGACCGCCCGCCTGCTCACCTACGACACGGCCGTCGCCGTGGACATCGCCGACGGCATCGAACACATGAAGGCGTCCGGCGAACTCGACGCCCTGCCCAACGGCAGCCAACTGGCCGCCGAAGGCCGCTACTGGACGACCCTGGCCCGCGCGCTCACGCCCGTGGCCAAGTACTACGCCACCGAGACCTGCAACCAGGTCGCCTACGACGCCCTCCAGGTGCTCGCCGGCAGCGGCTACATGCGCGACTACGAGGTGGAACGCCACTACCGCGACGCCCGCATCACGACGATCTACGAGGGCACCACACAGATACAGTACAACGCCGCCGTCGGATACGTCCTCAAGGGCACGTTCGAGGAACGCTACGGCGTTCTGCACGAACAGATGACGGCCGCCGGCGCTCCCGAGGACCTGCTGCTCCCCCTCCAGGAGGCCCGCCGCGCCCTGCAGGAGGCCGTCGACTACGCCGCCGCCCAGGACGCCGACTACCGCGACCTGCACGCCGGCAAGCTCGTCGAGGCCGCCACGATCATCTACAACGGCTACCTGCTGCTCGGCCCCGCGCTGCGCTCGAAGCACAAGGAGGCGCTCGCCCGGCACTACGTCGCCGAGACGCTGCCCATCGTGCGCCTGCGCCGCGACCAGATGCTCAGCGGCAGCCGCGTCTACCTGGATCGCATGGCGGACCTGCTCCAATACGAGTAG
- a CDS encoding deoxyribonuclease IV codes for MQARVGFHVSIAGSLPQVVQRALDRGCTTFQSFAGNPRGWALRARAQPEIDAFRRARAAADLTPFFVHACYLVNVCAHDRTVFDRSRRRLAQELSLAAALGADGYVLHPGSHKGRPADWGVRRAASAIVRCLEQTGNAPPLLLENMAAPHGPGGDMHTLGRLVQALRDALPDADVGIALDSCHAFGAGYDLRDAEEVDRLMHDVRREIGVGAPRLLHLNDALDEPGSRRDRHAHVGQGAIGRAGLRNLLSHPAAAGVPLILETPWEGVEADQRNLRAVRAILDETA; via the coding sequence ATGCAGGCGCGCGTCGGCTTCCACGTCTCGATCGCCGGGTCGCTGCCGCAGGTCGTGCAGCGCGCGCTCGACCGGGGCTGCACGACGTTCCAGAGCTTCGCCGGCAACCCCCGCGGCTGGGCGCTGCGGGCGCGCGCGCAACCCGAGATCGACGCCTTCCGCCGGGCGCGCGCCGCCGCCGACCTGACGCCCTTCTTCGTGCACGCCTGCTACCTGGTCAACGTCTGCGCGCACGACCGCACCGTGTTCGACCGCAGCCGGCGCCGCCTTGCGCAGGAGCTGTCGCTGGCCGCGGCCCTCGGGGCCGACGGATACGTGCTGCACCCCGGCAGCCACAAGGGACGCCCGGCCGACTGGGGCGTGCGACGGGCCGCCTCCGCAATCGTCCGCTGCCTGGAGCAGACCGGGAACGCGCCGCCGCTCCTCCTGGAGAACATGGCGGCCCCGCACGGACCCGGCGGCGACATGCACACGCTGGGCCGCCTGGTGCAGGCGCTGCGCGACGCGCTGCCCGACGCCGACGTCGGCATCGCGCTCGACTCCTGCCACGCGTTCGGCGCCGGCTATGACCTTCGGGACGCGGAGGAAGTCGACCGGCTCATGCACGACGTGCGGCGCGAGATCGGAGTGGGTGCCCCCCGCCTGCTGCACCTCAACGACGCGCTCGACGAGCCCGGCAGCCGCCGCGACCGCCATGCCCACGTCGGGCAGGGCGCCATCGGGCGCGCCGGCCTGCGCAACCTGCTGAGCCACCCGGCCGCGGCGGGCGTGCCCCTGATCCTGGAGACGCCGTGGGAGGGTGTGGAGGCAGACCAACGCAATCTGCGTGCCGTCCGGGCAATCCTCGACGAAACGGCTTAG
- a CDS encoding FHA domain-containing protein, with amino-acid sequence MELLIRLTEDITSSLDLTSGDTVILGRDSDRCQFVVLDSRVSQQHCKFSVSGDKLWVEDLNSTNGTFVNGERVSTALVSPGDEIRLGNCRIEVRAAIPG; translated from the coding sequence ATGGAACTGCTTATCCGGTTGACCGAGGACATCACATCGTCGTTGGACCTGACGTCGGGCGACACCGTCATCCTGGGGCGGGATTCGGATCGGTGCCAGTTCGTCGTTCTGGACAGCCGTGTGTCCCAGCAGCACTGCAAGTTCTCGGTCAGCGGAGACAAGCTCTGGGTCGAGGACCTGAACAGCACGAACGGCACGTTCGTGAATGGGGAACGGGTCAGCACCGCACTCGTCTCACCGGGCGATGAGATCCGGCTGGGCAACTGCCGCATCGAGGTCCGGGCCGCCATCCCGGGCTAA
- the hemW gene encoding radical SAM family heme chaperone HemW: MRPFESLYIHVPFCNAKCDYCAFYSLPGADAALRRAYLGRLDAELAARAPLCAPVDSVYVGGGTPSALSAGELAALLSSVRRHLALASDAEVSVEANPHSLTPEKIAALAGGGVNRVSLGVQSYDPALRRTLGRRGSIDGLDAVLDALRKTGIDNIGMDLIYAIPGQTAQGWCADLRRALGCGIGHLSAYELTVEEGTRLAGRAQPETAEDLAVDMWHAAEREARAHGLRRYEVSNMARPGRECRHNRHVWHGGTYLGCGPAACSFNGEVRYANPADLERWLGGEPPAEDRLPPAQRAAEILGVGLRTAEGWTADEFRRRTGADYLALAGMELEALAAEGLLALTDRAVRPTTRGLLFADMIARRLLY, encoded by the coding sequence ATGCGCCCGTTCGAATCCCTCTACATCCACGTGCCGTTCTGCAACGCGAAGTGCGACTACTGCGCCTTCTACTCCCTTCCCGGCGCCGACGCCGCCCTTCGACGGGCCTACCTGGGACGTCTGGACGCCGAGCTGGCCGCCCGCGCCCCACTCTGTGCCCCCGTGGACAGCGTCTACGTCGGCGGGGGCACCCCCTCGGCCCTCAGCGCCGGGGAGCTGGCCGCCCTGCTGTCGAGCGTGCGCAGGCACCTGGCCCTCGCGTCCGACGCGGAGGTGTCCGTCGAGGCCAACCCCCACTCCCTGACGCCCGAGAAGATTGCCGCGCTGGCCGGCGGCGGGGTGAACCGCGTCAGCCTGGGCGTGCAGAGCTACGACCCCGCCCTCCGGCGCACACTGGGACGGCGCGGCTCGATCGATGGCCTGGACGCCGTCCTGGACGCCCTCCGCAAGACCGGCATCGACAACATCGGCATGGACCTGATCTACGCCATCCCCGGCCAGACGGCGCAGGGGTGGTGCGCCGACCTCCGTCGGGCGCTCGGATGCGGGATCGGGCACCTGTCGGCCTACGAACTGACCGTCGAGGAAGGCACCCGCCTGGCCGGGCGCGCGCAGCCCGAGACGGCTGAGGACCTGGCCGTCGACATGTGGCACGCCGCCGAGCGCGAGGCGCGCGCCCACGGCCTTCGCCGCTACGAGGTCTCCAACATGGCCCGCCCCGGCCGCGAGTGCCGGCACAACCGCCACGTCTGGCACGGCGGCACCTATCTGGGCTGCGGCCCCGCCGCGTGTTCCTTCAACGGAGAGGTCCGGTACGCGAACCCGGCCGACCTGGAGCGCTGGCTGGGGGGCGAGCCGCCCGCCGAGGACCGCCTCCCGCCCGCCCAACGCGCCGCCGAGATACTGGGCGTCGGCCTGCGCACGGCCGAGGGATGGACGGCCGACGAGTTCCGCCGGCGCACCGGCGCGGACTACCTCGCGCTTGCCGGCATGGAGCTGGAGGCACTGGCCGCCGAGGGCCTGTTGGCCCTGACCGACCGGGCCGTCCGCCCCACCACGCGCGGCCTGCTGTTCGCGGACATGATCGCGCGCCGTC